The Pseudomonas sp. KU26590 genomic sequence CGCGCCCGGACATCGTGGTGATCAGTGGCGATCTGGTGGATTTCGGTCGGCCGGATGAATACGCCGTCCTGCACCCCGAGCTGGCGTGTCTGAGCATGCCGTATTACCTGGTGCCCGGTAATCACGACGTCCGCGAGCACCTGCTGGCTGAATTTGCCGATCACGTTTACTTGCCGCTCTGTCCCAACTCACCCCTGGATTGGGTCGTCGAAGAGCACCCGGTGCGCCTGATCGGACTGGATTCGACCATTCCGGGCGCCCACGGCGGACAAGTGCTGGACAGTCAGATGCGCTGGCTGGATGACGTGCTTGGCCGACGCCCCGACGTGCCGACGCTGTTGATCATGCACCACCCGCCGTTTGTCACGGGGATCGGCCACATGGAACACGAGTCCTTCATCAACGGCGCGGCGCTGGAAGAAGTCATTAAACGCCACCCGCAAGTAGAGCGCGTTCTGTGCGGCCATCTGCATCGGCCGATGCAACGGCGCTTTGCCGGCAGCATCAGCTGCACCTGCCCGGGCACTTCGCACCAGATCGTGCTCGACCTGCGCGAGGAAGCTCCGGCGCATTTCAACCTCGAACCGGCGGGCTACCTGCTGCATCGCTGGGATGCGGAGCGGGGCCTGGTGACCCACAACGGCGTGTTCGGCGATTACCCGGGGCCGTACCCGTTTTATGACGCGCAGGGGTTGATCGATTAGGCACGCCCATCTCGGTGGACTGTCCTTACGCTTTGGCCTGGCGCCGCCCGAATGTTCTGCGGGCGCCGATCGTTGGGGCACGACTGAAATGGAGTCACCTATAATCAGTCTATAATTGCTCTATAATCACCTATAAACGCATATTTCACCCATATCTATAATTGGTCTATAGTCGTTCTATAATTGCCTATAAAGCAGTGCCTGAGGTCTACAAATGCCAGAAATCTTCTACCACCGTCCCGAGCTGGCTACCCGGCTCTCCAAGCTGATCATGCAGATATCTGTGGGCAGCTCGGCCAGCTCAGGCGTCTTCCTGGCGGCGCCAAGACGCACTGGCAAATCCACCTTCGCGCGTGAAGACCTGCGCCCTGCGCTGGAAAAAGCGGGGGCGATCGTGCTGTATGCCGACCTCTGGCAAGACCTGACCAAAGACCCCGGCCTGGTCATCGTGGAAGCCATCCGCGAAGCGGTCGGCCGCAGTGACGGTTTCATTACCCGGCTTGCAAAGTCCTCCGGCATAGAGAGGGTGGTTGTGGGCGGGCTGAATTTCAGTCTGGATAAAATCGGTCTCGGCAAGGACATCGACCTCACCACTGCGCTGGTGGCGCTCTCCGATGAGTCGAAGAAGCTCATCGTTCTGATGATCGATGAAGCGCAGCACGCGATCACCACCGAGGCGGGTGTAGCGGCGCTGTTCGCGCTCAAGGCGGCAAGGGACGAGCTCAACAGCTCCCGGCACCATGGCCTGCGCATCGTCTGCACCGGCTCGAACCGGGACAAGCTGGCGATGCTGCGCAACAGCAAGGATCAGGCGTTCTTCGGGGCGTCGATGGTGCCGTTCCCGACGCTCGATCAAAACTACATTGACTGGCTGTGCGCCAACATTGACCTGCCATCACCGCTCGACCCGGCGGAGGTGTTCCAGCTCTTCAAAGAAAGTGGCTATCGCCCCGAACTGCTCGGTGCGGCGGCTGATGCCATCCGCTTTGACTTTTTCATTGACCCTCAAGACGTACCAGAGCGGTTTGCCGAGCTTGTTCGGGCGCAAGCGGATGAACTGAACGCGAACCTCAAGAAGGTGATCCACAGCCTCACCCCGATCCAGTCCGCCGTGATTCGCGTCATGGGCAGTATGGGCGACAGCTACGCCCCCTTCGAGGCGCCCACCATGGCGTTGTACGCCACAGCGCTGAAGCAGGCAGGCGTCGTAGAAAGTGAGATCAAAGTTGAGGTGCCGGGTGTGCAACAAGCCCTCATTGCCCTGCAGGAAAAGAACCTGGTGTGGAAGGCTTCACGGGGTGTTTATGCGGTGGATGAGCACGTGATCGTTGATCTGCTTCGCGCCGACGGGCTGCTGGAAGGTTTGTAGCCTCGCGGCAGCCCGGAGTGGTTACCTCTTGAGGGCTATGGCCTCTTGGACAAGGCACTCAAGGGCGAACTGCTCGGTGTACGTCATCTGAATGGGCGTTGTTTCTCCCTTGACGGTTCTTTCGCCATCCAGGATGTAGCGGATGCGCTTGTCAGTCACACCGATACGCTTCGCGATCCATGAAGGCGTTTGGCCAATCCGCGAAATCAGCTTGTCGGCGTATTCGGTTGAAGGGTTATAGAGGTCTGCGTTGGGTGTCATGTGACGTCCAGATAGAGGTTAGGTGCTGGGTGTTTAGGCGAGTGCCGCACAGTGTGCCAATAACGGTGCTGTGTCGCGACCTCAATGTGTTGGGCTCGGACTGCGACGGTTCCGAGGGGATGATTCTCATGGCAGCCTGTGTAAATACTATTTGCCGGTTTACGCGAAATCAGGCTCAGAGAATCTTATATCCAGGGTACGTGACGACTTGATCATGGCAGCGCACTGATCACTCGGCACGGGTTTGCTAAAAAGATAGCCTTGTATTTGATCGCAGCCATGCCTGATGAGCAGTTCCAGTTGCTCGGATGTTTCGACGCCTTCGGCAATAACCTTCAAATCCAGTTCGTGCGCCAATACGATGACCGCTCGGGTGATGGCCGCGTCTTCATGATTGCTCATGATGTCTTTTATGAACATCCTGTCGATTTTAAGGGTGTCTATGGGGAATCGTTTCAAGTAGGCCAGGCTGGAATAACCCGTGCCGAAGTCGTCGACTGAAAGACCTATGCCATACGATTTGATATCGCGAAGGATTTCAACTGCCGACTCCGGATCAATCATCAGCACGGATTCGGTGAGCTCAAACTCTAAAAGAGCGGGGTTGATACCGTATTCTTCCAGGATGTGCTTGACGATTTTAGCCAGGCCTTTTACCTGAAGCTGCCTGGCGGAGAGGTTGATGGCGATCGGTACCACTCGGAAATTATGTTCTTCCCAGTTTTTCAGGGTTTCACAGACTTTGCGGATCACCCATTCGCCGACAGGAATGATCAGGCCGGTGTCCTCAAGCATGGGGATAAAATCAGCGGGAGAAACCAGGCCGAGGGTTGGATGATTCCACCTCAATAAAGCCTCAAAACCGCTTATCCGGCCATCTGTGAGGCTGACCTTCGGCTGGAAATGCAGAATGAACTCATCCCGATCAAGCGCACCGCGCAAGAGTGTTTCAGTCTGCAGGCGTTTAACTGCACTGGCGTTCATCTCGGCATCGTAAAACTTGAAATTGTTGCGACCACTTTTTTTCGCGTTGTACATCGCGGTATCCGCATTCTTGAGGATAACGCCCGCGTCACTCCCATCAAACGGATAATGAGCGATGCCTACGCTCGCTGAAACAAATATATCCTGGCCGCGAAGGTTAAACGGTTTCCCCAGTGCATCGACGACATGGGTCGCGAGCGACTTGATGAGGTGTTCCGAATAAACAGGATGGGTAACCACGATCGAAAATTCGTCACCTCCCAGCCGCGCAACCATACTGTTGTCATCAATGAATTCTTCCAATCGCCGGCTCGCCTGGATAAGCAATTCATCGCCTACAGAATGCCCCATGGTGTCGTTGACGGTTTTGAATCTGTCCAGATCGATGAATATGACGCTGATTACATCTGACGCGTTGAGACTGATGGCCCCGCGCAGATAATTGTTGAGAAACCAGCGATTAGGCAGATCTGTGAGCGAATCATTTTCGGCCAGGTAGGTGAGCTTTTTCTTTGCGTCATCCCTTTCAAGCGCGGCTGCCATCAGGTTTGCCAGTGTTTGAATGTAGCTGACGTCTTCACGTGTAAAGAGGTAGTCCGTGGTGGCATAGACCCCCAAAATGCCCTTAAAAACTTCTCTGCAAGACAGGTCAACTTCGATGCTGCTCCTAATTCTTTCAGCGTCCACTGTCGCACCCGAAAGCAATTTGCCTGCACCCGCCTCATCAAGGTCGTTGGCACACTCAGTAGAAGCAGCAGTGCCGTTCAACAATTCGTTGTTATAACCCCTCCGGCTGTCAAAGTGGGTCAAACCCACCTCGGCATTGATGATGATCCGGCGACTCACTCTATCAACGACTAACAACGCGGCCTTGCTCAGTTTTAATCCTTGGGCGGCCGTCAGTGCTGCCAGTTCACCCAAGACACTGACGTTTTCTTCTGTCAATGCCTGCTGGCCAAACAAGGCGATAAGGTTTTGCCTTCTGGCGTTATCCAGAATCGCGACCTCAAACTCTTTGCGATCCGTAATATCGATATCGATGCAAATATATTTTTCAACGCCGCCCCTGTCATCGAGAATAGGGATGATAGTGCGTCGATGCCATTTGTCCTTTCCGGTACGACCTGACAGCCTGACCTCTCCGTTCCACACCTCATTTTCAGGTGCCCATTGCCATGGCTGTGTCGCTGAAGACATGCCGGTCCACACTTCATCGATCTTCAATTCTAAAAGCTCAGCCCGTGAATGCTGTGAGCGTGTCACGAATCGTTCGTTAGCGTAGGTGATACGGCCGGAGGGCGAAAATTCGCAAACGATTGAAACCTCATCCAGTGCGTTTTTATGCTGCACCAGGGTATTCATCAACGATTCGATGCGCTGACCAAAGTGATTGCGCATACTCGCTGCCGTGCGGTTCACCGCTTTTATAGCCTCCTGTATTTCCACGGGAGCATCGGCGACCAACATCGCTTCTGCGGCCACTGCGCCTGAAGCGATTTCCGCTTCATAGGAGTGAAGCTTGTCCAGATGGGCAAGCGAACGCTTGATCAGGAATCCCATCAACAGCAAACTTGTCAGCAAAAAAAGCACTGCCAGTACCGTCGCCTGCACCACCAAGGTACAAAGCTCGGCCGCTATTTTCTCGGCATTAAATGACAGGCGCATCACGCCATAATCTTTCCCCCCGATCGTTATCGGACGGTTGACATCGAATAATCGTGCAGCAACCTCCGACTCTATCCACGCAGGGGCTCTGCCAAGAGGCGCCTTGGGTGCCTGCAGACGGATGACGCCACCTGACAGGTCAATAAACATGGCCGACTTGAACGGCGAGCGAGACACGGTTTTTTCGAGGGTTCTTTTGATGGTGTCGTAATCGCCTATGACGACACTTTCCTCTACGGCCTGCGCGGCAACCTCTATCAGCATGTTAGCGCTGTCTTGTATCTCTTCAATGTGTTGAAGCATCTGGTTTTTATAAAAAAGACCCAGGCCAGTCGTGAGAAAAACCAGTATCAAAATGGACAGCATCGCCAATATGCGCGACGTCAGTGATCTGGGCATCAGGCTTTTAAAAAAACTCATTAACAGCCTCTCCAGCTAAGGGTGAGATTGATTACTTACGGGTGGCTGGCAAGTTGTTATAAAAATCACGGTAGGAAGCATAATCCGCTGCCGTCGCAGGAATGAATTTAATCGGTGCGGGTGCATGGACTAACTCGGTCGCCTCATGAAGAATGCTGCTGCCGTCTGTATCATATTGCATATTAAAAAATGCCTCGGCGACCGCAGCCAGTTCTTTTTGAGACACTCTGGGGGATGCCATGAGGGCTAAATCATTAAACAAGGACGACTTCCACAGTACGCGGAATGACTTACCTTCTCTCTCCGTGTAACCGCTGACAAGCTGTGAGTTGCCCCCCATCGCCTGGGCCTTGCCGCTGAGCAGCTGGCTGAACGCGCCATCCATGTTTCCTGCAAACACAGTGGACGTATTTATTCCTTTCTTTACCAATTCTGCGCTGGTCACTTTGTAAGCAATAAACGCTTCGGGTCCCGGGTACACGACCTCCTGGCCTTCCAGTTCCGCAAGGCTATGGATGGGCGAGTCGGCAGGTACGACGATTTGTCCTTCGAGGGCAGGCGCGTCACGACGACCAAATACCTTCCAGCCCATTTTGTCACGGTCGGGGCTAAACAGATGATTGGTAAAAGCAAAATCAACTTCTTGTGCGAGCACATAACTGGTGGTGTCAGAGGATGTTCGCCCTAATTTCAGCGTAAGATTCACACCGCTTTTTTCAGACACATACCGTATGATCGGGTTCCAGAAACTGGCCGAGAGATTAAGGTTGTATTGGTTGACGGGTGAGAAGTTGTAGACTTTAAGATCTTCAGAGACAGCCACATTTGCCAACCCAAAGGACAGCGCAATAATAATAGCTTTGAAGATTAGGCGTGACGTCACGTGTTAACTCCGGATTGATACTAGCGTCTCACCCAAAGGTGATCAGGGCTAGATTAAGCCCTGCAATCCAATGCAATCGGCCGGGACAGGTGGAACTTAAGCAGAGGTTACTTAAATAATTAGTTAAGAGCATTGGATCCACTGATCCGCCCCTCATCATTGACCCCATTAGCGATAGCCGTTATCCCGCTCTTCTCGAGTGAGGGCCGTCGTTGGAGGCGAGCGTCGGCGGGTGTTTTCTGTGAGCTGTAGGTAAAAACGCCGAGCAGCGATCAGGCAGGGCAAAACAGGTCAGGAGGGCAGGGGTCGATAGCTGAGGTTCGCGAGTCGCTTCTACGACCCCATGGGACAGCTTTCGAAGGACAGTTCGCCTCGTACGGTCCGACTTGGCTGGCTTATGACAGGCTTGTCGAGATTTAAGCAACCACGAATCATCCCTATTTTATAAATCACCGAATGCCAAATCGTCTGTCCAGCGAAACTGTACCGGCACCCTTGGCGATGATAATCAGCAGTAATCCGATCCAGGACAAATGAGTCGGCCACGCATCGGGGTAAACAAATATCTCAATCACCAACGTCATGCCCAGCAGAGCCAGGGCCGAAAGACGACTGAACAGACCGAGAATCAGTAGCACCGGGAACAGATGTTCAGCATAGGCAGAAAGATGAGCAGCCAGTTCCGGAGAGATCAACGGCAAGTTGTATTCAGTGCGAAACAGCTCGTAAGTGCTGTCGGTGATGGTTAAAAAGCCCTCGACCTTGGTCCGGCCGGACAGGATAAAGATCGCGGCAATAGAGACCCGCGCCACCAGTGCCAACACCGAATCATTGATCAGGCCATGCAGACGGTCGGCGAGGCGGTTCCACAGAGTGAGCAGGCGAGGTGCATTCACGGTGTTCTCCAATGCTCAGTGAGCGGCAAATACGTTGGCAGCGATCAGTCGGCTGAGCATGTTCATCAGATCCAGTTCGGGTTCAGCTCGGGTTGCGTATTCGGCCGCCTCTTCCAGGGGCAGATGGGCTGCGCAGGCGTCCAGGAAGGCACACTCGCCAACACTCAACGGATACCAGGCAATGGACGTGGTGCTGCGGCTGATCAACACGCCTTCGCCGACCCAATCCAGCTCGGCAGGTACGTCGATCAGTTCGCGATTGCACCGCCAGAGGGTGTAGGCCGGTTGGTTCGGGAACCATTTCCAGCGAGTCGTGGCGCGCAATTTGAGCCTTACGCCGGCCAACAGCGCCGGCTCGATGGCTGCAAAGGCGGCGACATCGAGGGCGAGTTGGTCCTCAGCACCGTGCGCTTCATTCCACAGCAGATCGATGCGTGCCACATTGCCCAGATAAGGCAGATCCCGGGCGTGCTCGAACGCATCGAGAAACTCCGGGAAGCCTTGGCCGTAATGAAGCAACCGCGCATCGGCAGGCGGGAATTGGCGGACATACCGCGCGGCGGCGGCCTGCAACCATTCGCTGCCTACCAGACGCTCCACGGTGGGAAAGTTCGCCAACAGGGCATCACTGGCGCCTTTCATCACAGTGTTGCGATACACCAGAAATCCCGACTGCTCGGTCAATACCGGCAAGCTCGCGGGGTCCTTGCCATACAAGGCGCTGATAAAGGCGTCCTGAAAACCGGCCAGTGACAGATTCATTACGCAGTCTCCATTAGCAGGTGACGATGGGTGTCCAGGACGCCCTGAGCGCGGCTGCGCTCGATCATCAATTGATCAAAGGCGGGAATCTGGTCATCGCGTTCAATGAGCGTCGGGCGTGGGCCGATGCGCTTGATCAAGCGTTGATAAAGGGACCAGACCGCCTCGCTGATGGGGCTGTCGTGGGAGTCGATCAGCAGGCCTGAGTCGCCAGGGTCAGGGGTATGACCGGCCAGATGAACTTCCATGACCGCTTTGGCCGGGAAGGCATCCAGATAATCGGCGGCGTTGAAATCCTGGTTATGCGCACTGATAAAGACGTTGTTCACGTCCAGCAGCAGCCCGCAACCGGTTCTGTCGCTTAGTTCGGTGAGGAAGTCGAGCTCGCTCCAGTCATGGCCGTCGAGCTTTAAATAGTGGGTCGGATTTTCAATCGCAATCCGGCGTCCGAGGGTGGTCTGGGTGCAATCAATGTTGTCTACGATCCGTTGCAGCGCTTCATGGGAACGGGGAAACGGCAGCAGGTCGGGGTGGTACTGGCCTCGCCAGGTTGACCAGGCCAGGTGTTCCGACATCAGGGCCGGTTGAACGCGATCGGCAAGCACCTTGAGCCGTTGCAAG encodes the following:
- a CDS encoding ATP-binding protein, coding for MPEIFYHRPELATRLSKLIMQISVGSSASSGVFLAAPRRTGKSTFAREDLRPALEKAGAIVLYADLWQDLTKDPGLVIVEAIREAVGRSDGFITRLAKSSGIERVVVGGLNFSLDKIGLGKDIDLTTALVALSDESKKLIVLMIDEAQHAITTEAGVAALFALKAARDELNSSRHHGLRIVCTGSNRDKLAMLRNSKDQAFFGASMVPFPTLDQNYIDWLCANIDLPSPLDPAEVFQLFKESGYRPELLGAAADAIRFDFFIDPQDVPERFAELVRAQADELNANLKKVIHSLTPIQSAVIRVMGSMGDSYAPFEAPTMALYATALKQAGVVESEIKVEVPGVQQALIALQEKNLVWKASRGVYAVDEHVIVDLLRADGLLEGL
- a CDS encoding putative bifunctional diguanylate cyclase/phosphodiesterase, with the protein product MSFFKSLMPRSLTSRILAMLSILILVFLTTGLGLFYKNQMLQHIEEIQDSANMLIEVAAQAVEESVVIGDYDTIKRTLEKTVSRSPFKSAMFIDLSGGVIRLQAPKAPLGRAPAWIESEVAARLFDVNRPITIGGKDYGVMRLSFNAEKIAAELCTLVVQATVLAVLFLLTSLLLMGFLIKRSLAHLDKLHSYEAEIASGAVAAEAMLVADAPVEIQEAIKAVNRTAASMRNHFGQRIESLMNTLVQHKNALDEVSIVCEFSPSGRITYANERFVTRSQHSRAELLELKIDEVWTGMSSATQPWQWAPENEVWNGEVRLSGRTGKDKWHRRTIIPILDDRGGVEKYICIDIDITDRKEFEVAILDNARRQNLIALFGQQALTEENVSVLGELAALTAAQGLKLSKAALLVVDRVSRRIIINAEVGLTHFDSRRGYNNELLNGTAASTECANDLDEAGAGKLLSGATVDAERIRSSIEVDLSCREVFKGILGVYATTDYLFTREDVSYIQTLANLMAAALERDDAKKKLTYLAENDSLTDLPNRWFLNNYLRGAISLNASDVISVIFIDLDRFKTVNDTMGHSVGDELLIQASRRLEEFIDDNSMVARLGGDEFSIVVTHPVYSEHLIKSLATHVVDALGKPFNLRGQDIFVSASVGIAHYPFDGSDAGVILKNADTAMYNAKKSGRNNFKFYDAEMNASAVKRLQTETLLRGALDRDEFILHFQPKVSLTDGRISGFEALLRWNHPTLGLVSPADFIPMLEDTGLIIPVGEWVIRKVCETLKNWEEHNFRVVPIAINLSARQLQVKGLAKIVKHILEEYGINPALLEFELTESVLMIDPESAVEILRDIKSYGIGLSVDDFGTGYSSLAYLKRFPIDTLKIDRMFIKDIMSNHEDAAITRAVIVLAHELDLKVIAEGVETSEQLELLIRHGCDQIQGYLFSKPVPSDQCAAMIKSSRTLDIRFSEPDFA
- a CDS encoding DUF692 domain-containing protein codes for the protein MKTSQKMGAGLGLKAEHYEHALDCTASGLWFEVHPENYMVDGGPRLAWLEAIGSRHPLSLHGVSLSLAADCPPDMAHLQRLKVLADRVQPALMSEHLAWSTWRGQYHPDLLPFPRSHEALQRIVDNIDCTQTTLGRRIAIENPTHYLKLDGHDWSELDFLTELSDRTGCGLLLDVNNVFISAHNQDFNAADYLDAFPAKAVMEVHLAGHTPDPGDSGLLIDSHDSPISEAVWSLYQRLIKRIGPRPTLIERDDQIPAFDQLMIERSRAQGVLDTHRHLLMETA
- a CDS encoding DoxX family protein encodes the protein MNAPRLLTLWNRLADRLHGLINDSVLALVARVSIAAIFILSGRTKVEGFLTITDSTYELFRTEYNLPLISPELAAHLSAYAEHLFPVLLILGLFSRLSALALLGMTLVIEIFVYPDAWPTHLSWIGLLLIIIAKGAGTVSLDRRFGIR
- a CDS encoding phosphate/phosphite/phosphonate ABC transporter substrate-binding protein → MIALSFGLANVAVSEDLKVYNFSPVNQYNLNLSASFWNPIIRYVSEKSGVNLTLKLGRTSSDTTSYVLAQEVDFAFTNHLFSPDRDKMGWKVFGRRDAPALEGQIVVPADSPIHSLAELEGQEVVYPGPEAFIAYKVTSAELVKKGINTSTVFAGNMDGAFSQLLSGKAQAMGGNSQLVSGYTEREGKSFRVLWKSSLFNDLALMASPRVSQKELAAVAEAFFNMQYDTDGSSILHEATELVHAPAPIKFIPATAADYASYRDFYNNLPATRK
- a CDS encoding phosphodiesterase, with the protein product MNVPFLVAQISDLHLKAGNKLTYGVVDTLGALRRAVDHLNASTPRPDIVVISGDLVDFGRPDEYAVLHPELACLSMPYYLVPGNHDVREHLLAEFADHVYLPLCPNSPLDWVVEEHPVRLIGLDSTIPGAHGGQVLDSQMRWLDDVLGRRPDVPTLLIMHHPPFVTGIGHMEHESFINGAALEEVIKRHPQVERVLCGHLHRPMQRRFAGSISCTCPGTSHQIVLDLREEAPAHFNLEPAGYLLHRWDAERGLVTHNGVFGDYPGPYPFYDAQGLID
- a CDS encoding DNA-binding domain-containing protein, yielding MNLSLAGFQDAFISALYGKDPASLPVLTEQSGFLVYRNTVMKGASDALLANFPTVERLVGSEWLQAAAARYVRQFPPADARLLHYGQGFPEFLDAFEHARDLPYLGNVARIDLLWNEAHGAEDQLALDVAAFAAIEPALLAGVRLKLRATTRWKWFPNQPAYTLWRCNRELIDVPAELDWVGEGVLISRSTTSIAWYPLSVGECAFLDACAAHLPLEEAAEYATRAEPELDLMNMLSRLIAANVFAAH